The following are encoded together in the Babylonia areolata isolate BAREFJ2019XMU chromosome 18, ASM4173473v1, whole genome shotgun sequence genome:
- the LOC143291935 gene encoding uncharacterized protein LOC143291935: MVRTGNAVNNAMYRSVPPRPYSYTFSDILQSSLLQQQQTRTPGLKKRTSRSKTAPVSSNTPEEYAERFKSRPTARPAVIDLGCAAGDGVKMYAGSGAVCRFNQPGFPAVRTSRPGHQQHPLLIAAATDPRSTMSETLNQAPLTERGTVSTPSLHLAPLGRHPPAAPPDPSHSDPVSLGAPVHPPRGKGHAFTATTTNSNTRPHTPTDLPPPQPHPHSPRHRHHHPLGGLRSSASSSNRSHVAKSPAGSSRPFYGVGGGGGGDPQGKTSGSSSSQHPLTTTTTTLTTATSPTPGVSDSQWQELSSSKLSTLDTQTFAADHHHHHPQALGGEYPGYAQALAHSENYDDLSELPKPKRIQPRRDLPWVFRFKVKKELNALSKIMASKPATGSGVMAAVGPTA; encoded by the exons ATGGTCCGCACGGGAAACGCAGTCAACAACGCCATGTACCGCAGTGTGCCCCCTCGACCTTACAGCTACACCTTTTCGGACATTCTCCAGTCCTCcttactacaacaacagcagactCGAACTCCGGGCCTTAAGAAAAGGACCTCCCGTTCCAAGACGGCCCCGGTGTCCTCCAACACGCCCGAGGAGTACGCGGAGAGGTTCAAATCCCGCCCGACCGCTCGCCCGGCCGTGATCGACCTGGGCTGTGCCGCTGGCGATGGGGTGAAGATGTACGCGGGGAGCGGGGCCGTGTGTCGCTTCAACCAGCCCGGGTTCCCTGCCGTCAGAACCAGCAGGCCTGGACATCAGCAGCACCCCCTGCTGATCGCTGCTGCTACTGACCCCAGGTCTACCATGTCTGAG aCACTGAACCAGGCTCCCCTGACAGAGCGAGGCACAGTCAGCACCCCGAGCCTGCACCTGGCACCGCTTGGCAGGCACCCCCCGGCAGCCCCCCCAGACCCCAGCCACTCCGACCCGGTCTCTCTCGGTGCCCCCGTCCACCCGCCACGGGGAAAAGGCCACGCcttcaccgctaccaccaccaactCCAATACCCGGCCCCATACTCCTACAgacctgccccctccccaaccccatccccattcccccagacatcgtcatcatcatccactggGTGGTCTCCGatcctcagcctcctcctccaACAGGAGTCACGTCGCTAAGTCCCCTGCCGGGTCGTCTCGCCCTTTCTacggtgtaggaggaggaggaggaggagatcctCAGGGGAAGACCTCCGGCAGCAGCAGCTCCcagcaccccctcaccaccaccaccaccaccctcaccaccgccaccagccCTACCCCGGGTGTCTCTGACAGCCAGTGGCAGGAGCTGAGCAGCAGCAAGCTGTCTACCCTGGACACCCAGACCTTCGCggcggaccaccaccaccaccacccgcaggCTCTGGGTGGCGAGTACCCGGGGTACGCCCAGGCGCTGGCTCACAGCGAGAACTACGACGACCTGAGTGAGCTGCCCAAGCCCAAGCGCATCCAGCCCCGGCGGGACCTGCCCTGGGTGTTCCGCTTCAAGGTGAAGAAGGAGCTGAACGCCCTCTCCAAGATCATGGCCAGCAAGCCTGCCACTGGGTCCGGCGTTATGGCTGCCGTGGGTCCCACggcttga